The Urbifossiella limnaea genome has a window encoding:
- a CDS encoding sensor histidine kinase: protein MARPRRLRHKLMLGLALVVGSVGLLLGGTLYGLTAYLRTVRVTERKLCELENISVVLVHLTGLQPAQFSDPATEHRELSGQVERATILSGVYRTELKLTQSLGLDPEGGEDETTLLDRFDAALGKLTAALKRVSGTRAGDEVLKSVREDPDVREAYDEANLLGQNIRHAIVGDIGRSIRESNSTIRRSLWVVGFSTLQMLIIVAALMVYFREWFYTPIRELQAGVQRVHAQDFTHPIVLTTRDELQELATEFNAMTARLGAVHRDLVQQVNDRSRQLVRSERMVSVGFLAAGVAHEINNPLASILFCSEALERRLADAVAHAPPADAEVLTRYLKMIQQEALRCKEITQKLLDFSRTGERKREATDIAGLVRGVLEVARHLPNCRGKAITFDPQGYVVAPVNAQDLKSVILNLVVNALDSMDETGALAIHLGTADGAAVLSFADTGCGMTEETLQNIFEPFYTRSRTGKGTGLGLFISHQIVDQHGGQIQATSAGPGKGSTFTVRIPLADAGDVTAPGVPGESDPAAILPFPGKRAA, encoded by the coding sequence GTGGCGCGTCCCCGGCGGTTGCGGCACAAGCTGATGCTCGGCCTCGCCCTGGTCGTGGGGAGCGTCGGGCTGCTGCTCGGGGGCACCCTCTACGGCCTCACTGCGTACCTCCGCACCGTCCGCGTCACCGAGCGGAAGCTGTGCGAGCTCGAGAACATCAGCGTCGTCCTCGTCCACCTCACCGGCCTCCAGCCGGCCCAGTTCAGCGACCCGGCCACCGAGCACCGCGAGCTGTCCGGCCAGGTGGAGCGTGCGACCATCCTGTCGGGCGTGTACCGCACCGAACTCAAGCTCACGCAGTCGCTCGGGCTCGACCCCGAGGGCGGTGAGGACGAGACCACCCTGCTCGACCGCTTCGACGCGGCGCTGGGCAAGCTCACCGCCGCGCTGAAAAGAGTGTCGGGCACCCGGGCCGGGGATGAGGTGCTGAAGTCGGTGCGCGAGGACCCGGACGTCCGCGAGGCCTACGACGAGGCGAACCTGCTCGGGCAGAACATCCGCCACGCCATCGTCGGCGACATCGGCCGGTCGATCCGCGAGTCGAACAGCACCATCCGCCGCAGCCTGTGGGTGGTCGGCTTCTCGACGCTCCAGATGCTCATCATCGTCGCCGCGCTGATGGTCTACTTCCGCGAGTGGTTCTACACCCCGATCCGCGAGCTGCAGGCCGGGGTGCAGCGGGTCCACGCCCAGGACTTCACCCACCCGATCGTGCTGACCACCCGCGACGAGTTGCAGGAACTGGCGACCGAGTTCAACGCCATGACCGCCCGGCTGGGGGCCGTCCACCGCGACCTCGTGCAGCAGGTGAACGACCGCAGCCGGCAGCTGGTCCGCAGCGAGCGGATGGTGTCGGTCGGGTTCCTCGCCGCCGGCGTCGCCCACGAGATCAACAACCCGCTGGCCAGCATCCTGTTCTGCTCGGAGGCGCTCGAGCGCCGCCTCGCCGACGCCGTCGCCCACGCCCCGCCGGCCGACGCCGAGGTGCTGACGCGCTACCTGAAGATGATCCAGCAGGAAGCCCTCCGCTGCAAAGAGATCACGCAGAAGCTGTTGGACTTCAGCCGCACCGGCGAGCGGAAGCGCGAGGCGACCGACATCGCCGGCCTCGTCCGCGGCGTGCTCGAAGTCGCGCGGCACCTGCCGAACTGCCGCGGCAAGGCGATCACGTTCGACCCGCAGGGCTACGTCGTCGCGCCGGTCAACGCCCAGGACCTCAAGAGCGTCATCCTCAACCTCGTGGTCAACGCCCTCGACAGCATGGACGAAACGGGCGCGCTCGCCATCCACCTCGGCACCGCCGACGGGGCCGCGGTGCTGTCGTTCGCCGACACCGGCTGCGGCATGACGGAGGAGACGTTGCAGAACATCTTCGAGCCGTTCTACACCCGCAGCCGGACCGGGAAGGGGACCGGCCTGGGGTTGTTCATCAGCCACCAGATCGTGGACCAGCACGGCGGCCAGATCCAGGCGACGAGCGCGGGGCCGGGGAAGGGGAGCACGTTCACCGTGCGCATCCCCCTGGCGGACGCGGGCGACGTGACCGCGCCCGGGGTGCCGGGCGAGAGCGACCCGGCGGCGATCCTGCCGTTCCCGGGCAAGCGCGCCGCGTGA
- a CDS encoding MFS transporter translates to MADRAPAPPLTRSEWGLLLVLVAVQFTHMVDFVIIMPLGHRLQQELGIDPAQFGSVVAAYAWAAGIASLVAASVIDRFDRRTALLALYGGFAVSTLLCGLARDYGELLAGRTLAGVFGGLAAVTLMAVIGDVFPPEKRGRASGAVVSSFAAASVLGLPVGLKFAELYGRGAPFVVLAGFSGLVWLVAWVQLPPVRGHMGGPRRHPVAEFNAVVRVPNHLWGFAFSFFLVLGTFTVAAFIAPVYTRANGWSEGTLAGIYFVAGLCTLVGTNVVGRLADRFPRLALFRVLAGAAMVMAVVVGYVTQVSFWGGAALVSGFMVAAAGRMVPAQAMLLGASAPATRGSFMSLNTAVQHAATGLAPVLAGAILTRYPDGFPVVGWVAAGTAAVSLVLAGKLKPAAAPVAPAAAA, encoded by the coding sequence ATGGCCGACCGCGCTCCCGCCCCGCCGCTGACCCGTTCCGAGTGGGGGTTGCTGCTCGTACTGGTGGCTGTGCAGTTCACCCACATGGTCGATTTCGTCATCATCATGCCGCTGGGGCACCGGCTTCAGCAGGAGCTCGGCATCGACCCGGCGCAGTTCGGCTCCGTGGTCGCGGCCTACGCCTGGGCCGCGGGCATCGCCAGCCTCGTCGCCGCGTCCGTCATCGACCGGTTCGACCGGCGGACGGCCTTGCTGGCGCTGTACGGCGGGTTCGCGGTCAGCACGCTACTGTGCGGCCTGGCTCGCGACTACGGCGAGCTCCTGGCCGGGCGGACGCTCGCCGGCGTGTTCGGCGGGCTGGCGGCGGTGACGCTCATGGCCGTCATCGGCGACGTCTTCCCGCCGGAGAAGCGCGGCCGGGCGAGTGGCGCCGTCGTGTCCTCGTTCGCCGCCGCGTCCGTGCTCGGGTTGCCAGTCGGCCTCAAGTTCGCCGAATTGTACGGCCGCGGGGCGCCGTTCGTCGTGCTGGCCGGCTTTAGCGGCCTGGTGTGGCTGGTCGCCTGGGTGCAACTCCCGCCCGTACGAGGACACATGGGGGGGCCGCGGCGGCACCCGGTGGCGGAGTTCAACGCGGTGGTCCGCGTACCGAACCACCTCTGGGGCTTCGCGTTCAGCTTCTTCCTGGTGCTGGGCACGTTCACCGTCGCGGCGTTCATCGCCCCGGTGTACACCAGGGCGAACGGCTGGAGCGAGGGGACGCTGGCGGGGATTTACTTCGTCGCCGGGCTCTGCACGCTCGTCGGCACGAACGTCGTCGGCCGGCTCGCCGACCGCTTCCCGCGGCTGGCGCTGTTCCGCGTCCTGGCCGGCGCGGCGATGGTGATGGCGGTCGTGGTCGGGTACGTCACGCAGGTGTCGTTTTGGGGCGGCGCGGCGCTGGTCAGTGGGTTCATGGTCGCGGCGGCCGGGCGGATGGTGCCGGCGCAGGCGATGCTGCTGGGGGCGAGCGCGCCGGCGACGCGCGGCTCGTTCATGAGCCTGAACACGGCTGTGCAGCACGCCGCGACCGGGCTCGCCCCGGTGCTCGCCGGCGCCATCCTGACGCGATACCCCGACGGCTTTCCGGTCGTCGGGTGGGTCGCGGCCGGGACGGCGGCGGTGTCGCTGGTCCTGGCCGGGAAGCTGAAGCCGGCCGCGGCCCCGGTCGCCCCCGCCGCGGCCGCGTGA
- a CDS encoding DUF1501 domain-containing protein encodes MSSDRRHFIKHAMAGAAVAAPGLEFLTGLRAQAQTMRRRQKSLIILWMSGGPTTIDLWDMKPGNANGGEHRPRATAAGSAVQISEHLPKVGAQFRDLSIIRSLSTSEGDHARGTYLMNHGRSPNPLTPFPSIGSVLSYYQGMDVEAMRNADLPAFISVGGTRGESGFLGMKYAPFTVQNAGSPPENVSPPNGADMLRRAALFNRLEGGFTSNVSMDAARAHREVYEKALAMVVSTRKDVFSLDKEANGQPISAALKEEYGAAGPGANGFGRAALLARKLVEAGTACVQIELGGWDMHNQIFPTLANQRLPTLDKAMGTLVKDLKDRGKLQDTVIVWMGDFGRTPRINQNAGRDHFPRAWSVVVGGGNIKGGMAYGATSADGMDVTDKKVGILDLYATLYKGLGIDPTPETNASVRDNLGRPYYIAGDKPTWITDLVS; translated from the coding sequence ATGTCCAGCGACCGTCGTCACTTCATCAAGCACGCGATGGCGGGGGCGGCCGTGGCCGCCCCCGGCCTGGAGTTCCTGACCGGTCTCCGCGCCCAGGCTCAGACGATGCGGCGGCGGCAGAAGAGCCTCATCATCCTGTGGATGAGCGGCGGCCCGACGACGATCGACCTGTGGGACATGAAGCCGGGCAACGCCAACGGCGGCGAGCACCGCCCCCGCGCCACGGCCGCCGGCAGCGCCGTCCAGATCAGCGAGCACCTGCCGAAGGTCGGCGCCCAGTTCCGCGACCTGTCCATCATCCGGTCGCTGAGCACCTCCGAGGGCGACCACGCCCGCGGCACCTACCTGATGAACCACGGCCGCTCCCCGAACCCGCTCACCCCGTTCCCGTCGATCGGCTCGGTCCTGAGCTACTACCAGGGGATGGACGTCGAGGCCATGCGGAACGCCGACCTGCCGGCGTTCATCTCGGTCGGCGGCACCCGCGGCGAGTCCGGGTTCCTCGGCATGAAGTACGCCCCGTTCACCGTCCAGAACGCCGGCTCGCCGCCCGAGAACGTGTCCCCGCCGAACGGCGCCGACATGCTCCGCCGGGCCGCCCTGTTCAACCGGCTGGAGGGCGGGTTCACCTCGAACGTGTCGATGGACGCCGCCCGCGCCCACCGCGAGGTGTACGAGAAGGCCCTGGCGATGGTCGTGTCCACCCGCAAGGACGTGTTCAGCCTTGACAAGGAGGCCAACGGCCAGCCCATCTCCGCCGCCCTGAAGGAGGAGTACGGCGCCGCCGGCCCGGGCGCGAACGGCTTCGGCCGCGCCGCCCTGCTGGCCCGCAAGCTGGTCGAGGCTGGCACCGCCTGCGTCCAGATCGAGCTCGGCGGCTGGGACATGCACAACCAGATCTTCCCGACGCTCGCCAACCAGCGCCTGCCGACGCTCGACAAGGCGATGGGCACCCTGGTGAAGGACCTGAAGGACCGCGGCAAGCTGCAGGACACCGTGATCGTGTGGATGGGCGACTTCGGCCGCACGCCGCGGATCAACCAGAACGCCGGCCGCGACCACTTCCCCCGCGCCTGGAGCGTGGTGGTGGGCGGCGGTAACATCAAGGGCGGGATGGCCTACGGGGCCACCAGCGCCGACGGCATGGACGTGACCGACAAGAAGGTCGGCATCCTGGACCTGTACGCGACGCTTTACAAGGGCCTGGGCATCGACCCCACGCCCGAGACGAACGCGTCGGTCCGCGACAACCTCGGCCGGCCGTACTACATCGCCGGCGACAAGCCGACGTGGATCACCGACCTGGTGAGCTGA
- the ypfJ gene encoding KPN_02809 family neutral zinc metallopeptidase has translation MQWEGGDESSNVEDRRGMGGLGGGVALGGGSIVLVILGLIFGVDLSGFRGGQRETRQAAAPINDKTKKFVSVVLNYTEKVWDEQFRDPKNGYAARRGYQKPKLVLFSDGVRTGCGDAPSSVGPFYCPADETVYLDPTFFEELEAKLGGSKAEFSQAYVIAHEVGHHVQNLLGYSARVDQHRGKRDEKQYSVRLELQADYLAGVWAHHGNKKFNFIEAGDVESAITSAKAIGDDRLQKKSRGWSSPESYTHGTSKQRVRYFTEGLKSGDATKARLDRFFTVPYDQRTGELAE, from the coding sequence ATGCAGTGGGAAGGCGGCGACGAGAGCTCCAACGTCGAAGACCGGCGCGGGATGGGCGGCCTCGGCGGCGGCGTGGCCCTCGGCGGCGGCAGCATCGTGCTGGTGATTCTGGGTCTGATCTTCGGGGTGGACCTGAGCGGCTTCCGCGGCGGCCAGCGCGAGACGCGGCAGGCGGCCGCCCCGATCAACGACAAGACCAAGAAGTTCGTCTCGGTGGTGCTGAACTACACCGAAAAGGTCTGGGACGAGCAGTTCCGCGACCCGAAGAACGGCTACGCCGCCCGCCGCGGCTACCAGAAGCCGAAGCTCGTGCTGTTCTCCGACGGCGTGCGCACCGGCTGCGGCGACGCCCCCTCGTCGGTCGGCCCGTTCTACTGCCCGGCGGACGAGACCGTGTACCTCGACCCGACCTTTTTCGAGGAATTGGAGGCGAAGCTGGGCGGGTCGAAGGCCGAGTTCTCGCAGGCGTACGTGATCGCCCACGAGGTCGGCCACCACGTGCAGAACCTCCTCGGCTACTCGGCCCGCGTCGACCAGCACCGCGGCAAGCGCGACGAGAAGCAGTACTCGGTGCGGCTGGAGCTCCAGGCCGACTACCTGGCCGGCGTGTGGGCGCACCACGGGAACAAGAAGTTCAACTTCATCGAGGCCGGCGACGTGGAGTCGGCCATCACGTCCGCGAAGGCCATCGGCGACGACCGGTTGCAGAAGAAGTCGCGCGGGTGGTCGTCGCCGGAGAGCTACACGCACGGCACGTCGAAGCAGCGGGTCCGCTACTTTACCGAGGGGCTGAAGTCGGGCGACGCCACGAAGGCGCGACTCGATCGCTTCTTCACGGTGCCCTACGACCAGCGCACGGGCGAGCTGGCGGAGTGA
- a CDS encoding DUF2237 family protein, producing MPNAKNVLGGPLKTCSTKPLTGFYRDGCCNTGPDDEGLHTICCQVTAEFLAFQQQIGNDLSTPFPLFGFPGLRPGDRWCVCITRWKEAFEAGMACPVDLEATHMHALEFVDLDDLKRYAVAQPAGS from the coding sequence ATGCCGAACGCCAAGAACGTGTTAGGCGGGCCGCTGAAGACGTGCTCCACGAAGCCACTCACCGGGTTCTACCGCGACGGGTGCTGCAACACCGGTCCCGACGACGAGGGGCTGCACACCATCTGCTGCCAGGTCACCGCCGAGTTCCTCGCCTTCCAGCAGCAGATCGGCAACGACCTGAGTACGCCGTTCCCGCTGTTCGGCTTCCCCGGCCTCCGCCCCGGCGACCGCTGGTGCGTCTGCATCACCCGCTGGAAGGAAGCCTTCGAGGCGGGGATGGCGTGCCCGGTCGACCTCGAAGCCACGCACATGCACGCCCTGGAGTTCGTCGACCTCGACGACCTGAAGCGCTACGCCGTCGCCCAGCCGGCCGGGAGCTGA
- a CDS encoding esterase/lipase family protein → MLILHVHGLGRKPLSMLGLAAALRRAGHRTRFFGYSPTLESVPRIVARLARLMRQLRGPVGLVGHSLGGLLLRRALADVPALNVRRLVLLGSPNPPARAAILASRFAPFRWLTRDCGRFLRSSEAVPVPTVPYTLVAGTAGATGRWSPFGNEPNDGLVSVAETRILPADEPLLVPALHTFLMDHPAVQSAVVAAMITRS, encoded by the coding sequence ATGCTCATCCTCCACGTTCACGGCCTCGGCCGGAAGCCGCTGTCGATGCTCGGCCTCGCGGCGGCCCTCCGCCGCGCCGGCCACCGCACGCGCTTCTTCGGCTACTCCCCGACGCTCGAATCCGTTCCGCGCATCGTCGCCCGCCTCGCACGGCTGATGCGCCAACTCCGCGGCCCCGTCGGCCTCGTCGGCCACTCCCTCGGCGGCCTCTTGCTGCGCCGCGCCCTCGCCGACGTGCCTGCCCTGAACGTGCGGCGGCTCGTGCTCCTCGGCTCGCCGAACCCGCCGGCCCGCGCCGCAATTCTTGCCTCGCGCTTCGCCCCGTTCCGCTGGCTCACGCGCGACTGCGGGCGCTTCCTCCGCTCGTCCGAAGCCGTGCCGGTGCCGACGGTGCCGTACACCCTCGTCGCCGGGACCGCGGGGGCGACCGGGCGGTGGAGCCCGTTCGGGAACGAACCGAACGACGGCCTCGTAAGTGTGGCCGAGACGCGGATCCTGCCGGCCGACGAACCGCTGCTCGTGCCCGCGCTGCACACGTTCCTGATGGACCACCCCGCGGTGCAGTCGGCGGTCGTCGCGGCTATGATAACCCGGTCGTAA
- a CDS encoding malate dehydrogenase — protein sequence MSKTVRVAVTGAAGQVAYSMLARLASGEVFGPDVKVRLQLLEITPALGALEGVAMELDDCGFATLDGVDVSDDPLKAFDGVNWALLVGAAPRKQGMERKDLLGLNGKIFVGQGQALARRAASDVRVLIVGNPCNTNCLVAYKNGKDIPHDRWSAMTRLDHNRAVSALAKKAGVPNGAVSNVTIWGNHSNTQFPDFTNAKIGGKPATESITDRAWLEATFVPAVQTRGAAVIKARGLSSALSAANGAIDHVKTWLAGTAAGDWTSSAVISKGEYGVPAGLVFGYPCTTTNGSPWQVVEGLKHDAFGKERLKITLTELLEEQDAVKELLPS from the coding sequence ATGTCCAAGACGGTCCGCGTGGCGGTGACCGGGGCGGCCGGTCAGGTGGCGTACTCGATGCTCGCCCGGCTCGCGTCCGGCGAGGTGTTCGGCCCCGACGTGAAGGTCCGCCTGCAGCTGCTCGAAATCACCCCCGCCCTCGGCGCCCTCGAAGGCGTCGCCATGGAACTCGACGACTGCGGGTTCGCCACCCTCGACGGGGTGGACGTGTCCGACGACCCGCTCAAGGCGTTCGACGGCGTCAACTGGGCGCTGCTGGTCGGCGCCGCGCCGCGCAAGCAGGGGATGGAGCGGAAGGACCTGCTCGGCCTGAACGGCAAGATTTTCGTGGGGCAGGGCCAGGCGCTGGCCCGCCGCGCCGCCTCGGACGTTCGGGTGCTCATCGTCGGCAACCCGTGCAACACCAACTGCCTGGTCGCGTACAAGAACGGCAAGGACATCCCGCACGACCGCTGGAGCGCGATGACGCGGCTCGACCACAACCGGGCCGTGTCGGCGCTCGCCAAGAAGGCCGGCGTGCCGAACGGGGCGGTGTCGAACGTCACCATCTGGGGGAACCACTCGAACACGCAGTTCCCCGACTTCACGAACGCGAAGATCGGCGGCAAGCCGGCAACGGAGAGCATCACCGACCGGGCGTGGCTCGAAGCGACGTTCGTGCCGGCGGTGCAGACGCGCGGCGCGGCGGTCATCAAGGCGCGGGGGCTGTCCAGCGCCCTGTCCGCGGCGAACGGCGCCATCGACCACGTCAAGACGTGGCTGGCAGGCACGGCGGCCGGCGACTGGACCAGCTCGGCGGTCATCTCGAAGGGCGAGTACGGCGTGCCGGCGGGGCTCGTGTTCGGCTACCCGTGTACGACGACGAACGGCTCCCCGTGGCAGGTCGTCGAGGGGCTGAAACACGACGCCTTCGGCAAGGAGCGGCTGAAGATCACGCTCACCGAACTCCTGGAGGAGCAGGACGCGGTGAAGGAACTGCTGCCGAGCTGA
- a CDS encoding glycosyltransferase family 2 protein, with protein MLAWLCIGLAALPAVMAAVNALFFRPPPRGTAASQVSVLIPARNEEAGIAACVASVLASVGAEIEVIVLDDASTDRTAAVVAEIAATDARVRVESAPELPAGWNGKQHACFALSRLARQPLLCFLDADVRLTPDAVARLIAFRARSGAALVSGFPRQETGTLLEKLLIPLINWLLVGYLPMAGMRFSRRAGFGAGCGQWFLTDRDSYVAVGGHAAVKASRHDGLTLPRAYRRAGFRTDVCDASGVAVCRMYRDAAGVWFGLSKNAREGMAAAAQLPVWTVLLGGGHVLPWVVAPVEPLAWVAVGLSVGLRLATAVWFRASLVGAVLHPVGVILLLAVQWTAAVRRPVGWKGRPAVASHSDVA; from the coding sequence ATGCTGGCGTGGCTCTGCATCGGCCTCGCGGCGCTGCCGGCGGTGATGGCGGCGGTGAACGCGCTGTTCTTCCGCCCGCCGCCGCGTGGCACCGCGGCGTCACAGGTGTCGGTGCTGATTCCGGCGCGGAACGAGGAGGCGGGCATCGCCGCGTGCGTCGCGTCGGTGCTGGCGTCCGTCGGCGCCGAAATCGAAGTGATCGTGCTGGACGACGCCTCGACCGACCGCACCGCTGCGGTCGTGGCCGAGATCGCGGCGACGGACGCGCGCGTCCGGGTGGAGTCGGCCCCGGAACTCCCCGCGGGGTGGAACGGCAAGCAGCACGCCTGCTTCGCGCTGAGCCGACTCGCACGGCAGCCGCTGCTGTGCTTCCTCGACGCCGACGTGCGGCTGACGCCCGACGCAGTCGCGCGCCTCATCGCCTTCCGCGCGCGGAGCGGCGCCGCGCTCGTGAGCGGCTTCCCGCGGCAGGAGACGGGCACCCTGCTGGAAAAGCTGCTGATCCCGCTCATCAACTGGCTGCTGGTCGGCTACCTGCCGATGGCGGGGATGCGGTTCTCGCGTCGGGCCGGATTCGGCGCCGGCTGCGGACAGTGGTTCCTCACCGACCGCGACTCGTACGTCGCCGTCGGCGGGCACGCGGCCGTGAAGGCGTCGCGGCACGACGGGCTGACGCTGCCGCGGGCCTACCGCCGGGCCGGCTTCCGCACCGACGTGTGCGACGCGAGCGGCGTCGCCGTGTGCCGCATGTACCGCGACGCGGCCGGCGTGTGGTTCGGGCTGTCGAAGAACGCCCGCGAGGGGATGGCGGCCGCGGCGCAGCTGCCGGTGTGGACCGTGCTGCTCGGCGGCGGGCACGTCCTGCCGTGGGTCGTCGCGCCGGTCGAGCCGCTGGCGTGGGTCGCGGTGGGGCTCAGTGTCGGCTTGCGGCTCGCCACGGCGGTGTGGTTTCGGGCGTCGCTGGTGGGTGCCGTGCTGCACCCGGTGGGGGTGATTTTGTTGCTCGCGGTGCAGTGGACGGCGGCGGTGCGGCGGCCGGTCGGGTGGAAGGGACGGCCGGCGGTTGCTAGTCATAGCGACGTGGCCTGA
- a CDS encoding lysophospholipid acyltransferase family protein, which produces MAELPRRWPWLVRGFRRYVRRYVRKHVHAVRLAKAGSAFPPPGEPVLVVLNHPAWWDPLVGVVLSDAFAGRDQFAAIDSTALRQYRVFGRLGFVGVDTTSFRGAAEFLRVGQLILSEPNRVLWVTAQGRFSDVRERPLALRSGVGHLAARLGRGVVLPLALEYAFWAERTPEALARVGEPIRVADHAGLDGKAWTRLVEERLTHTLDALNADAMTRDPARFTTVLGGSAGVGGVYDGWRRLKALLTGRRFDPSHGGERP; this is translated from the coding sequence GTGGCCGAGCTGCCGCGCCGCTGGCCCTGGCTCGTCCGTGGCTTTCGCCGCTACGTCCGCCGCTACGTCCGCAAGCACGTCCACGCCGTCCGGCTTGCCAAGGCCGGGTCGGCATTTCCGCCGCCGGGCGAGCCCGTCCTCGTAGTGCTAAACCACCCCGCGTGGTGGGACCCGCTCGTCGGCGTCGTCCTGTCCGACGCCTTCGCCGGCCGCGACCAGTTCGCCGCAATCGACTCGACAGCCTTGCGCCAGTACCGCGTCTTCGGCCGCCTCGGGTTCGTCGGCGTGGACACCACCTCGTTCCGCGGCGCGGCCGAGTTCCTCCGCGTCGGGCAACTCATCCTGTCCGAGCCGAACCGCGTGCTGTGGGTGACGGCGCAGGGCCGCTTCTCCGACGTGCGCGAGCGGCCGCTGGCGCTGCGGTCGGGCGTGGGCCACCTCGCCGCCCGGCTCGGCCGCGGCGTCGTGCTGCCACTGGCGCTCGAGTACGCCTTCTGGGCGGAGCGCACGCCCGAGGCGCTGGCCCGCGTTGGCGAACCCATTCGCGTTGCGGACCACGCCGGGCTCGACGGCAAGGCGTGGACGCGGCTCGTCGAGGAGCGGCTGACGCACACGCTCGACGCGCTGAACGCCGACGCCATGACCCGCGACCCGGCCCGCTTCACGACGGTCCTCGGCGGGTCGGCCGGCGTCGGCGGCGTGTACGACGGGTGGCGGCGGCTCAAGGCACTGCTGACGGGCCGGCGGTTCGACCCGTCGCACGGGGGGGAGCGGCCGTGA
- a CDS encoding phytoene desaturase family protein: MGKRADRVGVIGGGLAGLASACVLAARGYAVTLFERSPWLGGKAAVLSEAGFRFDMGPTILTLPSVLHRVFDEAGRPLDDYLDLVRLDPQWRCFFTDGSVLDLEENVEAMADRLDGYAPGTGSGVGYKAFHALSRRLDRISRERYFYRSIGGIGDMIDWKAGFSPKLLADVLSMRMGRSVAGTVRKHTPDARVAQMLDHFTQYVGSSPMASPAVLCGIAHMQTGEGVWYPRGGTRAVPEALTRLAEDLGVDLRPGCGVRRILTDNGKAVTGVETDAGEVVRLAAVVSNADSVRTHAELLKDTAPVAAKKFAGRRGYEPACSGVVLYLGLDRAYDHLLHHDFVFSRDPHEEFDFIYKKGEPAPDPTCYLAATARTEPETAPPGGEALYVLVHTPYLRPHHDWKRMLPAYRRTILDKLKTTGRMPDIEERIVFEAALTPQDIHDRYHVLNGAIYGLASHGVWNGAFKPANRSPDVRGLYLAGGAAHPGPGMPMVLMSGWIAADALDQDRAAPKGAAAPEPVGV, encoded by the coding sequence GTGGGCAAACGCGCGGATCGGGTTGGCGTGATCGGCGGCGGGCTGGCGGGGCTGGCGAGCGCCTGCGTGCTCGCGGCCCGCGGGTACGCCGTCACGCTGTTCGAGCGGAGCCCGTGGCTCGGCGGGAAGGCGGCCGTCCTTAGCGAAGCCGGCTTCCGCTTCGACATGGGGCCGACGATCCTCACCCTGCCGTCGGTCCTCCACCGCGTCTTCGACGAGGCCGGCCGGCCGCTCGACGACTACCTCGACCTCGTCCGCCTCGACCCGCAGTGGCGCTGCTTCTTCACCGACGGCTCGGTCCTCGACCTGGAGGAGAACGTCGAGGCGATGGCCGACCGGCTCGACGGGTACGCCCCCGGCACCGGGTCGGGTGTGGGGTACAAGGCGTTCCACGCCCTGTCGCGGCGCCTCGACCGCATCTCCCGCGAGCGCTACTTCTACCGCTCGATCGGCGGCATCGGCGACATGATCGACTGGAAGGCCGGCTTCTCGCCGAAGCTGCTCGCCGACGTGCTCTCCATGCGGATGGGTCGGTCGGTCGCGGGCACCGTGCGGAAGCACACGCCGGACGCGCGCGTCGCCCAGATGCTCGACCACTTCACGCAGTACGTCGGCTCCAGCCCGATGGCGTCGCCGGCGGTGCTGTGCGGCATCGCCCACATGCAGACGGGCGAGGGCGTGTGGTACCCGCGCGGCGGCACCCGCGCCGTGCCCGAGGCGCTGACGCGACTGGCCGAGGACCTGGGCGTGGACCTGCGCCCCGGCTGCGGCGTGCGACGCATCCTGACCGACAACGGCAAGGCCGTCACCGGCGTGGAGACGGACGCCGGCGAGGTGGTGCGGCTCGCCGCGGTGGTGTCGAACGCCGACAGCGTGCGGACGCACGCCGAGTTGCTGAAGGACACGGCGCCGGTTGCCGCTAAGAAGTTCGCCGGCCGCCGCGGCTACGAGCCGGCGTGCTCGGGCGTGGTGCTGTACCTGGGCCTCGACCGGGCCTACGACCACCTGCTGCACCACGACTTCGTGTTCAGCCGCGACCCGCACGAGGAGTTCGACTTCATCTACAAGAAGGGCGAGCCGGCGCCGGACCCGACGTGCTACCTCGCGGCGACGGCCCGCACCGAGCCCGAGACGGCGCCGCCGGGCGGCGAGGCGCTGTACGTGCTCGTTCACACGCCGTACCTGCGGCCGCACCACGACTGGAAGCGGATGCTCCCGGCGTACCGCCGCACGATTCTGGACAAGCTCAAGACCACGGGGCGGATGCCGGACATCGAGGAGCGCATCGTGTTCGAGGCGGCGCTGACGCCGCAGGACATCCACGACCGCTACCACGTGCTGAACGGGGCCATCTACGGGCTGGCGAGCCACGGCGTGTGGAACGGGGCGTTCAAGCCGGCGAACCGCTCGCCGGACGTGCGCGGGCTGTACCTCGCCGGCGGCGCGGCGCACCCGGGGCCGGGGATGCCGATGGTGCTGATGAGCGGGTGGATCGCCGCCGACGCCCTCGACCAGGACCGCGCCGCGCCGAAGGGCGCCGCCGCGCCCGAACCCGTCGGGGTGTGA